CTAAAAAATGCAGTAtgcattaataattttgaactaAAAGCCCATAAACGAAACACAGATGAGTTctttcagttattttttattgtattgtataaagtGATATCTTTATATGACCTTCCAATCAGAACCTTATTACCTAGATATGTTTTTAGAGACAGAACCTTTTCAGAGGCTCAGTAATTGACAGTTGTATCTACATATCCGTGTAACGatctcgtaaataaaaaaatacatccgaAAATTgaacactaaaaataaaaataatatgaatttaattgcataaaaataaaaaacgtttggtatatatttgaatacaaattcaaaataaacaacCGGTCTATACGACCTAAAACGAGAGCGGATCTAATGCATTGATACAATCAAATTATCGACGGTAGCAGGTTCTATGCAAGATTCAACTTTCATCTGACCCATAGTAAATTGTTCTAGATGATTACAACTCTTTTGTAAGGGAAGCCAAGGACTTGATTCtcgcaattataattattaaaaaaattgctacGAAATATAGCTATTTTCTTTAAATCAGACTTagcgtttaaattatttaaattgcacaTTTTTTATACACTGCATGTAATGGTCTCTGTTTTCTAATCGATAACAAAATTaagcaataatattgtaattgtaaataaataattatctacgGTACCTGACCTAGACCTATCGGCCGGTTCAATGTCACAGGCTAACGATCTAAAAAACCACAGATCCAAGTTTTGTATTAACACttacagatatttatataaaagtccACATGATTACGAGCTcgtatattttaagcaaaatttcACTTTTAAATGAGCTTAGGATATACTTacactaaaatttatatataagaggATAGTGCCTACTTGAAATTTATTTCGATGATTAATTAGAGATGCAGTTTTTTTATCTGAATCTTCTATTGAAGTAATACcacatatactcgtatatacgtATACACCAATACTCGTATGCTGTGACAGCAAACGGCAGTATCCTCCCTACTCCTTTATGTGTGTGTGGCGTGTATACAATATACTCCTTACTATAtcttattctataataataagaaaaatataattatttgattagaGAAATactacctttttatttattttactccgcacttatttattattaggagCCATACATTTCGACATTCTAGGGaagacatacaaataaaaatacatgtcgtattaaaatattattttttcttttttctgttCTGTAATTGGATGTCTACACATCTATCCTATCACTGAATGTTTAAAaccttcgatttttaaaattgtaaagtttaattttcacTAGAACTATGACCGCTATAGTTATGAATGTACTAGTTGCTATAGATGTAACTATGGTTATGATAATTCTAGATGTGGTCCGTGACTTCATTTTGATGTTGAAAACAGAAAACAAGTTCTCAGTTGGCTAACTTAGTTCTCATGAAATaagctatataaattaaatcgttcACAAAACTAAAAGGTGTGTCCTTTATCGGTATTTTATGTACTATTTATTATCATTGCATCTAAGAGATATTGTTGTGAAATCAATTCTGAGTTACTGTCCATTTACGTTTATTCTATAAGCAATTAACATTGCAACTCGGGTCCatgagaatataataaaatctttacgaATAGGACAATACAATAGCATAAACCACCACGCTGCCTCAACCCTAGATGGACATCTGGGCTGTGGCAGAACTTCATCCGACACGTCTAGGTTTTATCGCTatcttaaatcaaattattggaatgttataaaaacattaaattcgttttaaacttatttatgatGTATTGTGGTTTTATTTCGTACTGGTatcattaaagttaattatgtcATGTGACGAAACGTTTTTGACATTCTTAAAAAGGATTTTGGAAAggtatttaagttaatatgaaAGACAAGGtctgcttattttatttatttgaaaacttattaataaaatcgtccATTCACGACAAAAATTCCGAGCCACTGAAAAATTCAAGTGTCAAATATTCATGCGATAATTAgatgtttccttacgatgttttccttcatcatcaagttcgagataaattataaattaaaatacagctCATTTAAGCAGAGTCATTTGTACGGTTCTGATTcggcaatatttaatataaattcacgtGTAGGAGCCAGTGAACAGCTTGAcccacatttataaatatttagcaaataaaAGCTCCCACCGCAtcaatatctatgtatatttgcTAATCTCAGAAAATCATTTAGGATTTTTCACCAACAGACCAATTTAATGACCAGATTTAAGTATAGATATGATTGATATGATGATAAGACGTAAGTGTTGAATACCATGTCAAAttagatatgtttttattttccccTTGAGAGCTTTTGAGGCATCCGCTTCTCAGTCATCACTCCCGGTCCTACTAATCAATTCATAAAAATAGTAGTCAATGCGTCcacatatatacctatatatacgaAGACCCACCATGGGTTTCTGTATGTTGAAATATATTGCCTTTTAAAACTCCTCAATCGGTATATTcgaagtaaatgaaataaacgatCTAAGGTATGTCTCTTTAAATCCATTTTCTTTATACTATTGATAAATGATACATTTTAGATTTGTACAATCCTAAAGTAATTGTGTTACGTCAATTCGATCAATTGTCCGGCCGATTGCCAAGTACCGTTACATAAAGGAACCCTGGTTAGTTGTTGGTTGCACAAACTGTTACCACTAAAACTTGTTGCGTCAAACCTGTTAAGCTTTTTGGTTTAAATTAGGCCATGTGTACAGAGCtgaaattactataaaaataatatgttctacCTAACAACGATTAACCTTTAGACTGATTGTCGAATGTGTACAGCCGTCTTTAGTTCGTTTTTtagtatcaataaaattaattatgcaaacttttcgtttctttttattataataatttgacaacGTAATGTTCCTTTGAActtatgtaatgttattatttgcaactaattatatattttatattaagaaagttACTGATCCATATCATGCTATTAGAAACCGTAATAACGAAATGCTCTTTGTTACGTTCGATAGGACGATATAATACTGAGTTTTTCTTTGTTGCGAGTTCTATATTGTCTTGCTTCGTTTTACGCAAATCTGTCAAAAATTCGAAGACGCTTGGTCAATAATTGATTAACGAGAGACTCCATTGCTTATTTAAAGACGCTCAACATTTACCTTAATTGTTTATCCGAGTGACCATAAATGTTGAACCTTGCTGctttaaaagttaaatgtaaATCATGTTTGAAATTTCTCaatatgtcaataatattatacggtTATATTTATCgttgttatttcattatatttttgttaaacatttatgttatattgccttctttatatgaaaattaaattttaataaatttgattttgtttcgcggcctaataaataaattccagtTTTGTTTTAAGCAAAGCATTCTTattctttttttcttaaaaattagacatatatattacaaagcATAATATGTCTCCGGGATCTTAGTTAGTCAGGTAAGTAGCTTTCACACTACATCCGGCTGCTTTGTCTTCACAGAATTTATCTATTTCGTTAATCGTCGAACTTGTACATCATTTTTTATCTCAATTTCACTAAACTACAAGTAACAAATGGTTCAAAGCAAAAGCCACATAACCTTAATATCCATATACGGCAACAAGTTagtttacaataatacaatCGTATATGAAAATttgctttaaataatatgtttattatgttatgtacaCAGTTCAATCATTGTTTTATCGAATAACTATATCCATGTCCTTACATGGATATAgttattcgatatttattttttcgttataaatctaattaaataattactatattaagtattaatgaaaacttggaataataaatcgatataaaaaatctttggctttttttttttgacgctTTCATTCACACTTTGGACCAAAACGTTGAAACAAAGTGCACGATCACTAGCTATCGGTCCGCAATGCCTGACCGAGGAGATAAATACAGTGATCGGCGCGCCGGCCCGGTTAGTTGACCGCTGTATTCGCCCGCGATCCGTGATGTGAACAATGCACAATAAAATAGTGTTCACATTTCTAGTGCTCCAGTGTACGCTCTGCCTAACCATTCGAGTGCCCGTGGACTGGAATGATGATAGTGAAGTGAAAGATGGTCAGTTTGTGGTAACTAATGACAAAATACAAACGCCACAACCGCCGatatataatgaatactttCAATACACTGCGAATAAACCACAATTCGCGATTGATATCGCTGCCGCACATGGCGTGCATTCGCCGGAAAAACATTACAAATCGTATCCTATTAGACCTCACACAAGTTTGACGAAACCTGTATTGGGACAgcatcaaattttaaattccgATAGGCATACATATGAATCGTACCAACCGTTCCTTCAAAATGCTGATTACTCGAATTATGTAACCCCAGTGTCTACATCATTTGAAGTATACCATCCATATAAAGATGAACAGCATGCtctgaaagaaatatataaagatcCCGTTTTggataaaataagaaatgacTTACGTAATAGCAAAAACAGGTtgcaaaaatatgaaaatgaagcAGGAGAAACAGATATAAATGAAGATGAATACTTAGAGACCCCTAAACAAACTGAccgtaataaaattccgcaaaaaaatataccaacccAGTTTGAAATACATAGACCCCAGCGTCGACCCATATATTACCGGATGCCTTTTAGGCATAATTATAGGGAGCAAATATTGAATGATAAATTGAGACATCCTTGGAATCAGAATATTGCTAAAGTAACGCCAAACCATTATCGCCctgttaaaaatcatttatacagACTGAGGCAGCAACATGCTCTCAAATATGATGATGAACATAATGAATATCCTCAATTGCCCGTTCCAGAAGGTTATAATGAACGTCCAGATGGTTAcgatatatatgaaaaaaatagagGAAAATATATACAGCTCAGAAATAATTTTGATGAGTCTATTAATAAGGTTGTCCAGCAAAATAGACCAAATACTAACAATAAGATAGAGCTACAAAGTGGATATGcaaatgatgattcaaataaTAGTCAAGCTGAAGAACTATTCGTACCTATTAAAAACTACGCACAGGTAAGAAAAACTGAAACTATCAAACATCTTCCAAGAAAAGCTGCGCTTCAAGACGCTGAAAATATTGAAGAAATCAAAAATGCACCACGCCTTCGAGAAGCTATCAAAAGCACAAAGGCACAGATTGTTTACTCAGAAGAGGGTTATGAAGACGCTGCATATGACCATGCTGGTGAACAAAAACATGCATCTGATCATGAAAGACATGGTGGTTATCtcaaagaaaatgaaataagtGGCGGTAAATATAAAACACCGTCTGTTAGTGCCAATTACGAGGACAACAGAGGCTTAGTGTATAGGGATCAACAATTACATGGAAAGAAATGGAAAGATAGTAAACAAGAAAATGAAGACGAAAAAGAATCGAATGACTACTCCGAAGATGACGATGAAGATGATCTTAGTAGTGTTATTATAGAcaacttaaatattgataacgACAGTGATCGAAATAAACGAAACAGCGACAACCTTGAAATGGAAAGTTCTGCTGAACTTCtaaagaaaaatgaaaaaaaagaaatctctGATAACTCATCTACAAATAATTCGCAGCATGAGGTGATCAAACGTGAAACATCTTTTAAAATTCCAGAATTTGATTTCAATTCAACACTGCCCTCAGACGATGAAATTCTGAAGCTTTCTAAAACCAACGTAACCCTTCAGAAACTACAAATAGAAgacataactaaaaataataaaaaaataaaatatccctattatttaaaaaatattaaaatcttaaataaaaattcgccTCTTCGTTATGCTGAAAATATAGATTTCATTCCTAAAAAATCAAAGGGTGGAACTGAATTCTACGACTCACGTTCAAAACATGAATGTTCTGAAGTTGAAGATAATGTGGACGTTATACctgaaaaactaaataaagatgGGAACCCGGATGATAATGAAGACTCTGATGgcaaaacaaacgaaaaaaaaattgatctgAATCTGAAGGACAAACAGCGACTTAAAGGTCTTGGTGATAAAATTGATTGTTTCAAGGTTAAGTACTTTGGTGAAAATCCATTAGACAGCCCATtttttaatgaagaaataatTGACAGCCCAGAGCCTATAACAAAACCAAACTTGAAAGTGTTTGAAACCAAAAAACTTGacgataaatcaaataataaattattttattatgattctgATATATTTAGCGTCCTAGAAAAGGTACAaaagaaaagtaataaattaacaaacccattaaaaaatgatttatcgaTTATTAAGAACAGAACATTAAAAAACACTACTTTACTGTCACAATCAAATCCTCATCCGGAGGTTTTGAATATAACTAATAATGGCTTACAAAAACACACTAACTTATTGGAAAACATACagaattctaatttattaaatagaccATTAGATTTAGCAAATGTAAcgtataaacattttcaaaataaagagGATGTTACAAAACCTCCTCtatctattagaaaaaaaagagCCACGCCTTTTTTGTATGAGCCTTACAAAATTATAAGAGACAGTCAAGTACAAGATTCGAAAAAAACAACAACTTCAAGTAATATAAGTCCTTTGATTAAACAATTACAATCAAGCAGAGTCATCGACAAAGTTACAACAAATATAGATAAAGATCAAGGTAAAAAGAATTCAAAAGCTTATAAAGATATCGGGAAAGTCGATAGACAAAAATCTCCTAATGAACAAATCATTGATACTAAAAATTCAAGTTTCGTAGATATAAGCTCAGATAAACGTCGTGGCGAGCCCCGTTATGAAATGAGACCAACAAATCATAAAACTAGTTACTCACCAGTGGAAAATAAAAGAGCGATATCAGTCGAagattataaaacacaaattaataatgATGGCACAGAAACGAATACAAAACAAGTACACTCTACAGTGCAAGCTCAACCAAAACGATCTATACCATCGAAAATGACCTCCAGACCTTACTTTGatgtatctaaatatttaccGGAAGTTATAGAATCTCAAAATATTGCTGCATCAAATACAATACGGAAAGTTATTCGTACTACCACCCCAGAAGTAACAACAGAACAAACACaacgacaaaaatataatactgatGAAGATGAAAATGAGGAATACGATGACtatgaagatgatgatgatgaagataatgaagaagaaataaatatcacaacaacgacaacaacgaCAACGACTACAAGAAAACCTACAACAAGAAAAAGAACAAGAGGTACAACTACTGTTAAACCAATTCCTATAGAAAAAGAAACTGAACCAATGAAATTACGTTTGACTACTAGATTCCGTAATACTCCATCCACGATGAAATCTACTGCACATCACCATGAAGTAGACAAAGATCCTTTTCAAAAAGTATCCAAAGCAGAAAATGATTCTGCTAAATATACAGAAAAGAAGAGAAAATCAACAAAGAGCACATTGGTTACAGATACAAAAACCTACGGagaagatgatgatgatatgacAAGAAAAGAAGTAGATGCCTTATTGCGTGTTAAACAAGATATGCATGAGTATATGCCACGTtacgaaaaagaaaataaaaatgaaaacaacaaAAATGGAGATCATTCTGATGACAGCGCTGAGGAGATTTCTGATAACAGTGAAAATGAAgaggaagaagaagaagaagaagatgaagatgatgatgaaaatGACGACGACGATGACGATGAATTTGATAAAGAAGAAGATGACAACAAacatgatgataatgatgattccaatcatcaaaataaaaaaagtaatttagaaTTTACAACTTCAGAACCAACTAAAAGGACTCTCATTAGAACCACAGTAGCTCCTGCAACGACAACTGAATCAAGAAGTGCAAGAATAGAATTAAAACCTactgtattaaaaaagaaatttgaaATGCATGAAGAATTGCCAGTCAATAAGTCATCTCCACATGTTACTCAATTTAAGCAGGATATCaaagaaattgaaattattaaagaaattaaaccaaaacttaaaaaaaagaatcataaAAATTTGGAAGCTTTAGATTTGTTTCGAGATGAAAACTTAGCTGAAGAGATTAATAAATTGGGAGATGTAGAAGtttttaaggaaaatttaaATCTGAAATCAGGACCAAAACATGGCGGAAACTATAGAAGTCTTACATCAGAAGATATACAAAAGGAAATAGTTGCAAGTAAAGTACGTGATAACGCAAATATGGACGACGTTGAGACTTCTCCGACACAACCTAGAACACGCATAAAATTAGATAAAGAACGCTCTTCTAGacgtaataaaaattttgcCACAAGAGGTCAAACATCTTCTAGCGATAAtgctaaaaatacaaaatttactgATATGGATGTTATTGACACACGTTTAAATAACATGAATACTggcaatttaaaatcaaaaagcaAAGATAcaacacataataataaaagtgcAAAATTAATTGAGCTTGATGTCGATGACGAAGATGATACATCAAGGATGCATGGAGGTAACTACAAATCTTATGAAAACAGAAACACTGGTCGTCAGATGCATGGAGGCAACTATAAAAGTGCAAAAATCATTCAACCCGAAGACAGCAATAAATCACGATCTAGAAGTAAAATCAGAGACGCGAGAACTAATGCAGCAGCTTTATTAAATGACTATGCGCGTGCCGTACCTATACTCACTACAACCCCCGCTTTTATTTTAGATCCTAGTAAGCGTATGTACTATTACGTAGATTCTTAAAACTCCTTTGGTGTTCtttaaatgtacttatttaaatcttataaatataacatttaaaagtagaAAGTGCCACAAAATTTACTTCGAATCACTTTCGTGACAAAAATTGTGAAAgtgttttatattacttttaaagatGTTAGATGTGACAAcgttaaataagtaataacatgtgtattataaaagtattaattttaagattctgtgataaatatattgttagacttttttacttaaaatttatatttatactgttgaatttatgaataaagatcATTGACTTgaatcttgtatttatttattaaaaagatgaTACAAATCTACGCATCACTATTCATTCATTGCTTGTCTATAGTTAATGTTTGTAAATCGAGTAGTAATTTTAGTTGTAGAGTAGTCGTTTTCAGTACGGGTTTATTACTCATTCATTACGTTGAAccacaatatatatttgttcatcGATTAAATGCTAGGTCCAGGCAGGTCAAGCCACAATTTCAACATTCAAAACGAGTAATATGTAATAGTTAACTGTTCAAAGTAAGGCAGTGTAAACAAATTATTGCTCTAGATTCCATTTTGTCTCGAACGTTCACCTTATCACAGAAACTCTACTTTCACTTTTGATGGCatttaacgaaaaaatattgtgacaatTCATACGCGGAAAGTTATCGTATTTCGTTATAACGCTCCATTATCTGCTGTTGAATAATTTGGgatttgattacaaaataaagcATACTCGTATACAAAGTACTATGGATTTGGATTAATGTTATCTCTAACTACATGATAAAAAGGgaaaaggttttaaaaatatcaaacttaaaggtttatattttaattggcaagtttttaaaattgcaataaatatgtataaaataacttaatataaataaaagcaataacttaaataatttacattgcaaattaaatttggCTTCGTTTTTGTTTACAAACTATATTGCCATATGCACTTAAAgctagttaaataataacattaatcgtTCTTCACAAAgacaataaatgtattgtaattttaacttatatttataactaacctaaataaaataaactttatactatattatttaaagtctgCTACTTGTGCTTTTTTCGCTCTATTTTGTTTGTAGATTTAACATCTGAGGTTGGACGGCTTATGGGTTTCCATTCCGATTCTGGGGATACTTCATATGTTTCAACATTGTCTTCTCTATCGATTGGATCGTCTTCTTTATCACCTTTGCCAAAGAAATCAATAATAGGATGATAGTTGTAATTAACTTTCTTAGCATTCGTTGTTTCatcattaatcattttaatttgatcAGAACTAAATGTACTAAAGTTTCTATCAGTTGTGACAGCATAAAGTTTTGGAGCTATAGTAGCTCTAGGGTTGAAACTAGAACTAACATTTTCTATTTCAGAATCATCTGAATCCTCATTAAACTCTTCCGCGGTTTCCAAATTGTCACTAACATATGCACCTATAGCTGATGTTCCTGACGACATTAAGTCTTCCGGACCACTAGATATCTTTTTTCTAATCGGTCGTCGACTTGGTCTGACAGGACCTCTTTTGAATTGActgtcaattattttatacttgtttatattatctttcgaaaatgaaaatgatgatgatgatgcagATGGTGTAGGTGGTTCTAAATAACTAGGTAATGTAACCGAATCTAATCCAAGTATTCCACCAGGATTACGAGGAACAGGCCTTTTACTGTTTCTTACAGAACTCGCCTGATTAAATGAATCCGGAAAATATGTATTTCCATAGGAGTCCATAGTATTTGACGgtatgttattaaattcatcGTCATCACTTAGTTTAGCTTTATTGTGACTTGATCCTGGTATTGAATTATGATTATCGACGAATGGTGGGAATGTTTCTAATGgcttattaaaactaaatgggGGTGTTTTAGATACGCTTGGTCGTTGTACACTGGATTGTATAGTTTCAAAGGCCTGATTTTCACGTTCCGACGACAAATCTTCTCCTGGGAAATGTTCAGACGACGTTTCATGAACTCTGTGACCAACCGGTGGAAAAGATACACTGTAGCCTTCGATGTGACAGGAACAGCAAGTTGGCACCTATGGTTAaatcgtaatataaaataaatattaaataacaattataatatctagATTACTCTTAGAATCgaatactaaaaattaataaacaaaaaaaattatcataagaATTTGATATGCGTTttatcagatataaaattatctctagtaaatgtttagaatttttttttaaacttactttGAATATATCCATATGTAGCCCATTTTGTTGATCCCAAGTCAGTAGTCTATGGTAATTATAAACTTGGACGCACttcgatttaaaattatcagtcaAATAGGTGCACGATTCCTTTGGTTTTCTGAAAGAAAATGTACAGATTCATAAACAAAAGAATTCGCAAAATTACACGAAGGGTCATACAATATTGTCCTAAAATAGAATATCGTTTtatcattcaatttattaatcaagatatttttataactgaatCTTGTAGAGTATCAAGAACATAATCAAACCTTCTAGTAATAAAATCATGAAACAACTAAAGTAAAAAAGGTACTACTCAAACTCTACTAAATTTGACGTAAGTACATACAAAATCATAAATcgataagaaaattataatttacctaTATGTTTATTCATATAGTCAACCAAATTTTTGACAccttaaactattatattaagcCTACTTACAAACATTTCTCTAATCGCAACGTCTGCGTGTGTTCCCCAGTATTTACGATGTATTTCCATTGTCCCGACGTTGCTCTAGCTCGCTGTGGTCTCGCGTACTTC
This genomic stretch from Vanessa atalanta chromosome 5, ilVanAtal1.2, whole genome shotgun sequence harbors:
- the LOC125064215 gene encoding myb-like protein X, with the translated sequence MHNKIVFTFLVLQCTLCLTIRVPVDWNDDSEVKDGQFVVTNDKIQTPQPPIYNEYFQYTANKPQFAIDIAAAHGVHSPEKHYKSYPIRPHTSLTKPVLGQHQILNSDRHTYESYQPFLQNADYSNYVTPVSTSFEVYHPYKDEQHALKEIYKDPVLDKIRNDLRNSKNRLQKYENEAGETDINEDEYLETPKQTDRNKIPQKNIPTQFEIHRPQRRPIYYRMPFRHNYREQILNDKLRHPWNQNIAKVTPNHYRPVKNHLYRLRQQHALKYDDEHNEYPQLPVPEGYNERPDGYDIYEKNRGKYIQLRNNFDESINKVVQQNRPNTNNKIELQSGYANDDSNNSQAEELFVPIKNYAQVRKTETIKHLPRKAALQDAENIEEIKNAPRLREAIKSTKAQIVYSEEGYEDAAYDHAGEQKHASDHERHGGYLKENEISGGKYKTPSVSANYEDNRGLVYRDQQLHGKKWKDSKQENEDEKESNDYSEDDDEDDLSSVIIDNLNIDNDSDRNKRNSDNLEMESSAELLKKNEKKEISDNSSTNNSQHEVIKHDEILKLSKTNVTLQKLQIEDITKNNKKIKYPYYLKNIKILNKNSPLRYAENIDFIPKKSKGGTEFYDSRSKHECSEVEDNVDVIPEKLNKDGNPDDNEDSDGKTNEKKIDLNLKDKQRLKGLGDKIDCFKVKYFGENPLDSPFFNEEIIDSPEPITKPNLKVFETKKLDDKSNNKLFYYDSDIFSVLEKVQKKSNKLTNPLKNDLSIIKNRTLKNTTLLPLDLANVTYKHFQNKEDVTKPPLSIRKKRATPFLYEPYKIIRDSQVQDSKKTTTSSNISPLIKQLQSSRVIDKVTTNIDKDQGKKNSKAYKDIGKVDRQKSPNEQIIDTKNSSFVDISSDKRRGEPRYEMRPTNHKTSYSPVENKRAISVEDYKTQINNDGTETNTKQVHSTVQAQPKRSIPSKMTSRPYFDVSKYLPEVIESQNIAASNTIRKVIRTTTPEVTTEQTQRQKYNTDEDENEEYDDYEDDDDEDNEEEINITTTTTTTTTTRKPTTRKRTRGTTTVKPIPIEKETEPMKLRLTTRFRNTPSTMKSTAHHHEVDKDPFQKVSKAENDSAKYTEKKRKSTKSTLVTDTKTYGEDDDDMTRKEVDALLRVKQDMHEYMPRYEKENKNENNKNGDHSDDSAEEISDNSENEEEEEEEEDEDDDENDDDDDDEFDKEEDDNKHDDNDDSNHQNKKSNLEFTTSEPTKRTLIRTTVAPATTTESRSARIELKPTVLKKKFEMHEELPVNKSSPHVTQFKQDIKEIEIIKEIKPKLKKKNHKNLEALDLFRDENLAEEINKLGDVEVFKENLNLKSGPKHGGNYRSLTSEDIQKEIVASKVRDNANMDDVETSPTQPRTRIKLDKERSSRRNKNFATRGQTSSSDNAKNTKFTDMDVIDTRLNNMNTGNLKSKSKDTTHNNKSAKLIELDVDDEDDTSRMHGGNYKSYENRNTGRQMHGGNYKSAKIIQPEDSNKSRSRSKIRDARTNAAALLNDYARAVPILTTTPAFILDPSKRMYYYVDS